The following coding sequences are from one Gopherus flavomarginatus isolate rGopFla2 chromosome 23, rGopFla2.mat.asm, whole genome shotgun sequence window:
- the LOC127039617 gene encoding CTD nuclear envelope phosphatase 1-like: MTALSGAHGGIWLPLHPPAGRRWRSPSCTDFLPPPAPCQVSQWYELVVFTASMEIYGSAVADKLDNNRSILKRRYYRQHCTLELGSYIKDLSVVHSDLSSVVILDNSPGAYRSHPDNAIPIKSWFSDPSDTALLNLLPMLDALRFTADVRSVLSRNLHQHRLW; encoded by the exons ATGACTGCTCTCTCGGGGGCCCATGGGGGTATctggctgcccctccacccccccgctgggaggaggtggaggtctCCATCCTGCActgatttcctccccccccccgccccatgccaGGTGAGCCAGTGGTACGAGCTGGTGGTGTTCACGGCCAGCATGGAGATCTACGGCTCCGCGGTGGCCGACAAGCTGGACAACAACAGGAGTATCCTCAAGAGAAGGTATTACCGGCAG cactgcactttGGAGCTGGGCAGCTATATCAAGGACCTGTCGGTGGTGCACAGTGACCTGTCGAGTGTCGTCATCCTGGACAACTCGCCGGGCGCCTACCGGAGCCATCCAG ACAACGCCATCCCCATCAAGTCGTGGTTCAGCGACCCCAGCGACACGGCCCTGCTcaacctgctgcccatgctggACGCCCTGAG gttcaCAGCGGACGTGCGGTCGGTGCTGAGCCGGAACCTCCATCAGCACCGCCTCTGGTGA